One segment of Danio aesculapii chromosome 3, fDanAes4.1, whole genome shotgun sequence DNA contains the following:
- the LOC130220806 gene encoding uncharacterized protein LOC130220806 produces MADRSPLFLLLIFWTLSTGVFGAGETDVFSRSGETVHLLCRNTVQYCRPSETVWLYSSYRQRETLTPTVELITLGVTKKDTGKHERLNLGSDCSLIISRVTTEDAGRYICQQWTGDKKDRLYAQVSMYLDVVAAKTQTTTTTTTTTTTAAAAAAAVTPDHNTNTSVSSSAAVSVIVAVVAVFALLFSALIVWLIHNRLADTEEEDCDSSLLTSVVFSETPAENMWKRMKYSV; encoded by the exons ATGGCTGATAGGAGTCCTCTGTTTCTGCTGCTCATCTTCTGGACACTCAGCACAG gtgtgtttggagcAGGAGAGACTGATGTGTTCAGCAGATCTGGAGAAACTGTTCATCTGCTCTGTAGAAATACTGTTCAGTACTGCAGACCATCAGAAACTGTATGGCTCTACAGCAGTtacagacagagagaaacactGACACCGACTGTTGAACTGATTACTTTAGGGGTAACGAAGAAAGACACAGGGAAACATGAGAGACTGAATCTGGGCTCTGACTGCTCTCTGATCATCAGTAGAGTCACAACAGAAGATGCTGGACGTTACATCTGCCAACAGTGGACAGGAGACAAGAAAGATAGACTTTATGCACAGGTTTCCATGTATCTGGATGTTGTTGCTG CTAAaactcaaacaacaacaacaacaacaacaacaacaacaacagcagcagcagcagcagcagcagtgacTCCAGACCACAACACAAACACTTCAGTATCTTCTTCAGCAG CAGTGAGTGTGATTGTTGCTGTCGTCGCTGTGTTTGCTCTTCTGTTTTCTGCTCTTATTGTCTGGCTGATTCACAACAGATTAGCAG ATACAGAAGAAGAGGACTGTGACTCTTCT CTGCTGACGTCTGTGGTGTTTTCAGAGACTCCAGCAGAAAACATGTGGAAGAGAATGAA ATATTCAGTCTAG
- the LOC130217053 gene encoding uncharacterized protein LOC130217053 produces MADRSPLFLLLIFWTLSTGVFGAEETPVFSSSGETVHLPCRNTVQYCNTSETTWLYNSYRQTPTQAPAVELITLGVNKKDTGKHERLNLGSDCSLTISRVTTEDAGRYTCQQWREDQKNRPYAEVSMYLRVVAVSSSSSSSSSSDIRPAKTTTTTTTTTTTTPLHITNPKAASAAEAKTAALTPTNTNTTIKPAGASITTVLSVLLSAAALAVFIAAVLCLIQRRRRAAHQRATGESAVKDENQVHYQTIHMSINPAARAHEQTEDPVTYSEVTCAGKKPEKSASDHSNDSVTYAAVSRRA; encoded by the exons ATGGCTGATAGGAGTCCTCTGTTTCTGCTGCTCATCTTCTGGACACTCAGCACAG gtgtgtttggagcAGAAGAGACTCCTGTGTTCAGCAGTTCTGGAGAAACTGTTCATCTGCCCTGTAGAAATACTGTTCAGTACTGCAACACATCAGAAACTACATGGCTCTACAACAGTTACAGACAGACACCGACACAGGCACCGGCTGTTGAACTGATTACTTTAGGGGTAAACAAGAAAGACACAGGGAAACATGAGAGACTGAATCTGGGCTCTGACTGCTCTCTGACCATCAGTAGAGTCACAACAGAAGATGCTGGACGTTACACCTGCCAACAGTGGAGAGAAGACCAGAAAAATAGACCTTATGCAGAGGTTTCCATGTATCTGCGTGTTGTTGCTG tctcttcatcatcatcatcttcatcttcatctgatATTCGTCCAG ctaaaacaacaacaacaacaacaacaacaacaacaacgactccACTACACATCACAAACCCCAAAGCTGCTTCAGCAG CTGAAGCTAAAACAGCAGCCCTGACtccaacaaacacaaacacaactatAAAACCAGCAGGAGCCTCAATAACAACAG TGCTTTCAGTTCTGCTTTCTGCTGCTGCTTTGGCTGTTTTCATCGCTGCTGTTCTGTGTTTGATCCAGCGCAGAAGAAGAGCTG CTCATCAAAGAGCGACTGGTGAATCAGCG GTCAAAGATGAGAATCAAGTCCACTATCAAACAATCCACATGTCCATTAATCCTGCTGCCAGAGCCCAT GAGCAGACGGAGGATCCAGTCACTTATTCTGAGGTCACTTGTGCTGGGAAAAAGCCGGAGAAATCAGCCAGT GATCACTCTAATGATTCAGTGACTTACGCCGCCGTCAGCAGAAGAGCTTAA